In Deinococcus ficus, a single genomic region encodes these proteins:
- a CDS encoding FadR/GntR family transcriptional regulator, with protein MTTKSLSRRHLVQSELTRRIVTGHVPPLSRLPKEAELAEEFDVSRVVIREAMKVLAEKGLIEIQQGRGTTVNPAHRWNPMDPQVLMHLGRGSSFYTVQAELLEARMVFEVKLAGLAATRMSDRDLGHMESLLRTMDQYLDDPDRFSELDAEFHVALIQGGKNAILAKLLEPVHELLKVGFQQTILKPGAAQQAQVFHWAIYDGLKRRDPAATQDAVQRHLIRAQENLQALGDWLNPVREDGTA; from the coding sequence GTGACCACCAAAAGCCTCAGTCGCCGCCACCTGGTGCAGTCGGAACTGACGCGTCGGATCGTAACCGGACACGTCCCCCCCCTCTCACGGCTTCCGAAGGAGGCCGAACTGGCCGAAGAGTTCGACGTGAGCCGCGTCGTGATCCGCGAAGCGATGAAGGTGCTGGCCGAAAAAGGACTGATCGAGATTCAGCAGGGCCGCGGCACCACCGTCAACCCCGCCCATCGCTGGAACCCCATGGACCCGCAGGTCCTGATGCACCTCGGCCGGGGCTCGTCCTTCTACACCGTCCAGGCCGAACTCCTGGAAGCCCGCATGGTCTTCGAGGTCAAGCTGGCCGGGCTGGCGGCCACCCGCATGAGCGACCGCGACCTGGGTCACATGGAGTCGCTGCTGCGCACCATGGATCAGTACCTGGACGACCCCGACCGATTCTCCGAACTCGACGCGGAATTTCACGTCGCCCTGATCCAGGGCGGAAAAAACGCCATCCTGGCCAAACTGCTGGAGCCGGTGCATGAACTGCTCAAGGTCGGGTTCCAGCAGACGATTCTCAAGCCTGGCGCAGCCCAGCAGGCCCAGGTCTTCCACTGGGCCATCTACGACGGCCTCAAACGGCGTGATCCTGCGGCCACGCAGGACGCCGTTCAGCGGCACCTGATCCGCGCCCAGGAGAACCTCCAGGCCCTGGGTGACTGGCTCAATCCCGTGCGGGAGGACGGCACCGCCTGA